The Podarcis raffonei isolate rPodRaf1 chromosome 2, rPodRaf1.pri, whole genome shotgun sequence genome window below encodes:
- the LOC128408349 gene encoding uncharacterized protein LOC128408349, producing the protein MLTDVTSAPIGTANGQASDGSLQPSHHLEGRGILSAGRRRSRRRPGGRNTWEEERGDEAQATRARTPEPNPGGEGQQDTPPARGRESARTRRHHFGPEPKLHRPPPGLQSHRKEGRKSSSSGCSSCTACWGIRSPSKGGSYLLLVVVVPPPPLVSIICQLPLQRCSSSFSSAGARLSAFRDAHRRDKETKRLSTGSREEIWTESQRRCCQGGRGARRGCMCGGSAPPSGCCCRRRSRLLAPPESLKFKHSPAGCRKMGSGRRAGGPHLPSAPPPTLSGGRGGFSSRVSGGWEWSWRGHTQELPP; encoded by the coding sequence atgttgacagaCGTCACCTCAGCTCCCATCGGCACCGCCAATGGTCAGGCGAGTGATGGGAGTTTGCAGCCCagccaccatctggagggccgcggGATCCTCAGCGCGGGAAGACGGAGGAGTAGAAGGAGGCCCGGCGGGCGCAACACGTGGGAGGAGGAGCGCGGGGACGAAGCCCAGGCAACGCGCGCGCGCACCCCCGAACCAAACCCCGGCGGAGAGGGGCAGCAGGACACCCCGCCGGCACGAGGCAGGGAGAGCGCCCGGACGCGGCGGCATCACTTCGGTCCGGAGCCGAAGCTGCACCGGCCaccacctggcttgcagagccacagaaaggaaggaagaaaaagcagcagcagcggctgctcTTCCTGCACCGCTTGCTGGGGAATCCGCTCCCCCTCGAAAGGCGGGAGTtacctgctgctggtggtggtggtgccgccgccgccgcttgtgAGCATAATCTGCCAACTCCCGTTGCAACGCTGcagttcctccttctcctcagcgGGAGCCCGCCTGAGCGCTTTCCGCGATGCACATCGGAGAGACAAGGAAACCAAGCGGCTCTCCACAGGCAGCCGAGAGGAAATCTGGACGGAGTCCCAGCGGCGCTGTTGccaaggggggcggggggcgcgAAGGGGCTGTATGTGCGGAGGGTCCGCCCCTCCttctggctgctgctgccgccgccgctcccGCCTTCTTGCTCCCCCGGAGTCCCTTAAGTTCAAGCACTCCCCGGCTGGCTGTCGGAAAATGGGGAGCGGGCGAAGAGCCGGCGGGCCGCACCTCCCGTCAGCCCCTCCTCCGACCCTCTCAGGTGGAAGAGGCGGCTTCTCTTCTCGCGTGTCAGGCGGCTGGGAGTGGAGCTGGCGAGGCCACACCCAAGAGCTTCCCCCTTGA